The Deltaproteobacteria bacterium genomic interval GAAGGATCTACTTGATAATATTGGATTCTTCGCGGAGTTTATCCTGAGCCCGAACAGATTCTTCGCTTCGCTCAGAATGACAAAGCGAAGGGCTCAGAATGACAATTTGAAAATTTCAGCATTTTCCACCACTCCCTTTATATGAACAAGGAGGTAGCAATATGAAATTGGCTTTTGTTATTCATTCCGGTGATCCGGAAATTGTCTGGAACGCTTTTCGACTGGCGAACTTTGCCATCAAAGAAAGAGACACGGCCAAAGTTTTTTTGTTGGCCAGAGGAGTTGAAGTAGAATCTCTGAATACCGAACAATTCAAAATTACGGAACAAATGAAAGCCTTCCTTGAGAGCGGCGGGCAAATTCTGGCTTGCGGAACCTGTCTTAAACTCCGCGAAAAAACCGGGTCTGAATTGTGTCCGCTCTCAACGATGAAGGATCTTTATGAGCTAGTCCGAGATTCAGATCGTGTTTTGACTTTTTGATGTCCGTTCAAAAAAATAACAACGGAGGTTTTATGAAAATAAATTATTTTTGTGTTTTATCCGGCCTGCTTGGTTTTTCTTTTCTGTTTCCGGTGATGGCGGAAGAAAAAACATCAACGAAGTGTCATATGAATTTCACGCTGAACAGTTGGTCTGTCTTTTATAAATCAGGGAAAGGGGATGGCACGATTACTTGCGACAATGGACAGAGTGCGTCCGTGAGAATACGGACTCATGGCGGAGGCATCACATTCGGCAAAAGTAAAATTTTGGATGGCGTTGGCACTTTTTCCAAGGTGAATGATATTCAGGATCTCTTCGGTGGATATGCAGAATCAGAGGCGCATGCCGGCGTTTCAGCCTCCGGAGATGTTCACGCCATGTGGAAAGGGGACGTTTCCCTCGCCATTTCGGGAACGGGAAAAGGCTGGAACTTGGGCATTAACTTCGGCTCGTTCAAAATATCGCCGAAATAATAGAGGGTACCTCTAAAAACCACAATTTGTCATTCTGAGCGAAGCGAAGAATCCACTTTATTA includes:
- a CDS encoding DsrE family protein: MKLAFVIHSGDPEIVWNAFRLANFAIKERDTAKVFLLARGVEVESLNTEQFKITEQMKAFLESGGQILACGTCLKLREKTGSELCPLSTMKDLYELVRDSDRVLTF